Proteins from a genomic interval of Pseudomonas silesiensis:
- a CDS encoding ABC transporter permease — MSEPLIQFSPGKYIAPFVDWFNTNLHVVSKAISVAVEASLRAIEGALLALPPLAVIAIVAIAVALIARVRVAVLAAVMLGYCLISGLWIASMQTIALVSVAVLISVSIAFPLGILASRVKRFDEAVRPVLDVMQTVPPWVYLIPAVMIFSLGRVPAIIATVVYGIPPMLRLTTLALKQVPREMIELGNAMGATKRAILFKIEIPLATPTLMVGLNQCILLSLAMVVLAGLVGAGGLGAEVTRGLTRMEMGLGLRAGLAIVAVALLLDRVSRGLLNRNNRPLAAR, encoded by the coding sequence ATGAGCGAACCGCTAATTCAATTTTCCCCCGGGAAATACATTGCCCCGTTCGTGGACTGGTTCAATACCAATCTGCATGTTGTGTCTAAAGCTATAAGTGTGGCAGTAGAAGCCAGCTTGCGAGCAATTGAAGGTGCACTACTGGCATTGCCGCCATTGGCAGTTATCGCCATCGTTGCCATCGCTGTCGCGCTGATTGCACGTGTGCGCGTCGCGGTGCTGGCGGCGGTGATGTTGGGATATTGCCTGATTTCCGGCCTTTGGATCGCTTCCATGCAAACCATAGCGCTGGTATCTGTGGCTGTACTCATCTCAGTATCAATCGCGTTTCCACTTGGCATTCTCGCTTCCCGGGTCAAGCGTTTCGATGAAGCCGTACGGCCGGTGCTCGACGTAATGCAGACCGTTCCACCATGGGTCTACCTGATCCCGGCGGTAATGATTTTCAGCCTCGGCCGCGTCCCCGCCATCATCGCCACTGTGGTTTACGGAATTCCTCCTATGCTGCGGTTAACCACACTGGCGCTTAAACAAGTGCCAAGGGAAATGATCGAGCTGGGGAACGCCATGGGGGCAACAAAAAGGGCGATTCTTTTCAAGATCGAGATTCCATTGGCCACCCCTACGTTAATGGTGGGATTGAACCAATGCATTTTGTTGTCATTAGCAATGGTTGTTCTCGCGGGTCTGGTAGGCGCTGGAGGTTTGGGCGCTGAGGTAACGCGAGGACTCACTCGTATGGAAATGGGCCTTGGCCTGAGGGCAGGGCTGGCGATCGTAGCTGTAGCGTTACTTTTAGATCGTGTAAGCCGTGGGTTGCTAAACCGCAATAATCGACCCTTGGCGGCACGTTGA
- a CDS encoding DUF3597 domain-containing protein, with protein sequence MLPPVAPQTSTPTAAISEVDVASKLEALASQQGEQLNWRTSIVDLLKLLNIDSSLAARKELATEMPYTGSTDDSAAMNIWLHSAVMEKLAENGGKVPGDPLNKNHFTWVQILRWCLPCLRADNLRTTVRTYRRCKVKKNTAPSLSRSSSEH encoded by the coding sequence GTGCTTCCCCCCGTTGCACCACAGACCTCGACCCCGACGGCTGCGATCAGTGAAGTCGACGTCGCCTCGAAACTGGAAGCCTTGGCCAGTCAGCAAGGCGAGCAGCTCAATTGGCGCACCTCGATTGTAGATTTGCTCAAACTGTTGAACATCGACAGTAGCCTGGCTGCGCGTAAAGAACTTGCTACAGAGATGCCTTACACAGGCTCTACTGACGATTCGGCAGCGATGAACATCTGGCTCCATTCAGCGGTTATGGAAAAGCTGGCTGAAAATGGCGGGAAGGTTCCTGGGGATCCATTGAATAAGAATCATTTTACCTGGGTACAAATCCTGCGCTGGTGCCTACCGTGTTTACGGGCTGATAACCTACGGACGACGGTACGCACCTATCGACGCTGTAAGGTCAAAAAAAACACTGCCCCATCATTGAGTCGCTCATCATCGGAGCACTAA
- a CDS encoding potassium transporter Kup has translation MSETATVVHEDSQSKSSGVGLLVAAVGVVYGDIGTSPLYTLKEVFSGHYGVQVNHDGVLGILSLIFWSLIWVVSIKYVLFILRANNQGEGGIMALTALARRAAAPYPHMSKVLVLLGLFGAALFYGDSMITPAISVLSAVEGLQLAFDGIEHWVVPISVIVLVGLFLIQKHGTARIGILFGPVMVLWFVVLGALGIYGILQRPEVLQALNPAWAVQFFVVHPGMGVAILGAVVLALTGAEALYADMGHFGRKPISRAWFILVLPGLVLNYFGQGALILENPEAVRNPFYLLAPNWALLPMVALSTLATIIASQAVISGAFSLTRQAIQLGYVPRMFIQHTSSQEQGQIYIGTVNWALMVGVVLLVIGFESSSALAAAYGVAVTGTMLITTILSSAVVLLLWKIPRWLAIPMLLGFLLVDSLYFAANAPKIFQGGAFPVIAGIALFILMTTWKRGRKIIVERLDETALPLPLFISSLRSQPPHRVQGTAVFLTARTDAVPHALLHNLLHNQVLHEQVVLLTVVSEDSPRVSAGQRFEVEAYGEGFFRVSLHFGFIEEPDVPLALSLCHLVELDFSPMRTTYFLSRETVIPTKRIGMARWRESLFAFLLKNANSNLKYFKLPLNRVIELGTQVEM, from the coding sequence TTGAGTGAAACAGCGACCGTTGTACATGAAGACTCCCAATCCAAATCCTCAGGTGTGGGCTTGCTTGTTGCTGCTGTCGGAGTGGTCTACGGGGACATAGGTACCAGCCCTTTGTACACGCTCAAAGAAGTATTTTCCGGCCACTATGGAGTCCAGGTAAATCACGACGGGGTGCTGGGCATTTTGTCGCTGATTTTTTGGTCACTGATCTGGGTTGTCTCGATCAAATACGTGCTGTTCATCCTTCGCGCCAATAACCAAGGGGAAGGCGGCATTATGGCGTTGACGGCGTTAGCCCGCCGAGCGGCAGCACCTTATCCGCACATGAGCAAGGTGCTGGTATTGCTCGGCCTGTTCGGTGCAGCACTTTTTTACGGGGATAGCATGATCACCCCAGCTATTTCGGTGCTGTCTGCGGTTGAAGGATTACAGCTGGCATTTGACGGGATCGAGCACTGGGTCGTGCCGATTTCAGTAATCGTGCTGGTGGGACTGTTCCTTATTCAAAAACATGGCACGGCTCGCATCGGCATCCTGTTTGGCCCGGTCATGGTGCTGTGGTTTGTGGTGCTGGGTGCGCTCGGGATCTACGGTATTTTGCAGCGTCCCGAAGTGCTGCAAGCGCTCAACCCTGCTTGGGCAGTGCAGTTCTTTGTGGTTCATCCGGGAATGGGTGTGGCGATTTTGGGAGCTGTCGTGTTGGCATTGACTGGTGCAGAAGCACTGTATGCCGACATGGGCCACTTTGGTCGCAAACCGATTTCTCGTGCATGGTTCATTTTGGTGTTGCCGGGGCTGGTACTCAATTATTTTGGCCAAGGTGCCTTGATCCTGGAGAACCCGGAGGCTGTGCGCAATCCGTTTTATCTTCTTGCGCCTAACTGGGCACTGTTGCCGATGGTCGCGCTCTCCACCCTGGCCACCATCATTGCTTCTCAAGCCGTAATCTCCGGGGCTTTCTCACTGACGCGCCAGGCCATCCAGCTTGGGTACGTCCCTCGTATGTTTATCCAGCACACCTCCAGCCAGGAGCAGGGGCAGATTTACATCGGCACAGTTAACTGGGCACTGATGGTTGGCGTTGTGTTGCTTGTTATTGGCTTCGAGTCTTCCAGCGCCTTGGCGGCTGCTTATGGGGTTGCCGTGACAGGCACCATGTTGATCACAACCATCCTGTCTTCGGCTGTCGTCCTGCTCCTTTGGAAAATACCGCGCTGGTTGGCCATCCCGATGCTGCTCGGTTTTCTGCTGGTAGACAGCCTGTACTTTGCGGCCAATGCACCGAAGATTTTTCAGGGCGGTGCGTTCCCGGTCATTGCCGGGATTGCCCTGTTCATTTTGATGACGACCTGGAAGCGGGGTAGGAAGATCATTGTTGAGCGTTTGGATGAAACCGCGCTTCCTCTGCCATTGTTTATCAGCAGTCTCCGCTCACAGCCTCCGCATCGGGTGCAAGGCACGGCGGTTTTTCTGACGGCCAGGACTGATGCTGTACCTCATGCACTTCTGCACAACTTACTGCATAACCAAGTCTTGCATGAACAGGTGGTGCTGCTCACCGTGGTGTCTGAAGACAGCCCTCGCGTAAGTGCTGGCCAAAGGTTTGAGGTTGAAGCCTATGGTGAAGGCTTCTTCCGAGTCAGCCTCCACTTTGGCTTTATCGAAGAGCCAGATGTCCCTCTGGCGTTGAGTCTCTGTCATTTGGTTGAGCTGGATTTCAGTCCAATGCGCACAACCTATTTCTTGAGCCGAGAGACGGTCATCCCGACCAAACGCATTGGTATGGCGCGGTGGCGAGAGAGTTTGTTTGCGTTTCTGCTGAAGAACGCCAACAGCAACCTTAAGTATTTCAAATTGCCGCTGAACAGGGTGATTGAGCTAGGTACTCAGGTGGAGATGTAA
- a CDS encoding AraC family transcriptional regulator, with the protein MYKMSAGYACVLVKMLSAQGLDVDRLCLESGLDRNLADISGSFCERSAIYRLLDLAAQACGDPDIGLKTAEHFHPGMFQIVGYTMMSSSNLKNAFERLAHFSPLIGTGFTLFVVQEQQDYRLATFDHHQRGSIKPRQYTDASLAALLGAYRWLSDSKSLKPLSVEFSYPQPKDIHEHQQLFGCELRFGAAYDSILFDGEELLRPSSMANEPLAKLHESYANGQLDLLNDSTVVCRIRALITERLSQAQRQGQCNMESIAAALSISKRTLQRALEKAGTQFSNILNHMRQQLADFYLRHSHFNMQHVTYLLGFHDHSSFHKACLRWFGMTPGQYRACQESLEARE; encoded by the coding sequence ATGTATAAAATGAGTGCAGGTTATGCCTGCGTGCTGGTGAAAATGCTTTCGGCGCAAGGATTGGATGTCGATCGTCTGTGCCTGGAATCCGGACTTGACAGGAATCTCGCGGATATCTCGGGATCATTCTGTGAACGAAGCGCTATCTACCGCCTGTTGGATCTGGCTGCTCAGGCTTGCGGCGATCCAGACATCGGTTTGAAAACGGCCGAGCACTTCCATCCAGGCATGTTCCAGATCGTCGGCTATACCATGATGTCCAGTTCGAACCTGAAAAATGCATTCGAACGACTGGCTCATTTCAGCCCGTTGATCGGCACAGGTTTCACCCTGTTCGTTGTCCAGGAACAACAGGATTACCGCCTGGCCACGTTCGATCACCATCAACGCGGCTCGATCAAACCCCGCCAGTACACCGATGCCAGCCTCGCAGCCCTACTAGGTGCCTACCGCTGGCTGAGTGATAGCAAATCGCTGAAACCGCTGAGTGTGGAATTCAGCTATCCCCAACCCAAAGACATCCATGAGCATCAACAGCTGTTTGGCTGCGAGCTGCGTTTCGGGGCCGCCTATGACAGCATCCTGTTCGACGGCGAGGAGCTACTGCGTCCGTCGAGCATGGCCAACGAACCATTGGCCAAGCTCCATGAAAGCTATGCCAACGGTCAGCTTGACCTGCTGAATGACTCCACCGTGGTGTGCAGGATTCGTGCCCTGATCACCGAACGCCTGAGCCAGGCGCAACGACAGGGCCAATGTAATATGGAATCGATTGCAGCCGCGCTGAGTATCAGCAAGCGAACATTGCAACGGGCACTGGAGAAGGCAGGCACGCAGTTCTCGAATATCCTGAACCATATGCGTCAGCAACTGGCCGACTTCTATCTGCGCCATTCCCATTTCAATATGCAGCACGTGACTTACCTGCTCGGCTTCCACGACCACAGCAGTTTTCACAAGGCTTGCCTGCGCTGGTTCGGCATGACGCCCGGTCAGTATCGAGCCTGTCAAGAATCGCTCGAGGCCAGGGAATAA
- a CDS encoding DUF1206 domain-containing protein: protein MSTQQSLIVVARGGYAARGVLYLIIGIFALLAALDSTRAKDSHRSLEALLSQPFGYVLVGLVVAGLLAFAAWRVLQAIRDVDHHGKDMKGWVIRAGLLAGGVANGALAFFAMGLLVSGIKSSGNSGGGQTKDLLAHLLSWEHSNLLVYLIALVPLGVGIAHIIKGWKATFEKYFEADEDVMQYVRPVSRFGLIARGVVFIEIAVLLMISGSTYQAMDPPGMKEALDALQNLPAGGLILMVMALGMIAFSVYSFSEAAWRKINMDVPGVRSA from the coding sequence ATGTCCACGCAACAGAGCCTCATCGTAGTCGCACGGGGTGGATACGCCGCTCGAGGCGTTCTGTATCTGATCATCGGTATTTTCGCGCTGCTGGCGGCTCTCGACTCGACCAGAGCGAAAGACAGTCACAGGAGCCTGGAAGCATTGCTAAGCCAGCCGTTCGGTTATGTTCTGGTCGGGTTGGTGGTAGCTGGCCTGTTGGCCTTCGCCGCTTGGCGAGTGTTGCAGGCAATACGCGACGTCGATCATCACGGTAAAGACATGAAGGGGTGGGTCATCCGTGCAGGTTTGCTCGCGGGGGGTGTAGCCAACGGCGCGCTGGCGTTTTTTGCCATGGGCCTGCTCGTCAGCGGCATCAAAAGCTCGGGCAATTCCGGAGGTGGGCAAACCAAGGATCTACTGGCCCATCTGTTGTCCTGGGAACACTCGAATTTACTGGTGTACCTCATCGCGCTCGTACCGCTCGGCGTAGGCATTGCGCACATCATCAAGGGCTGGAAGGCGACGTTCGAGAAGTATTTCGAAGCTGACGAAGACGTTATGCAGTACGTCCGACCGGTGTCTCGATTTGGCCTGATAGCCCGTGGTGTCGTCTTTATCGAGATCGCCGTGCTGCTGATGATCAGTGGCTCGACTTACCAGGCCATGGATCCGCCAGGCATGAAGGAGGCCCTCGATGCTCTACAGAACCTGCCGGCGGGTGGTTTGATTTTGATGGTGATGGCCTTGGGGATGATCGCCTTTTCGGTTTACAGCTTTTCCGAAGCTGCCTGGCGCAAAATCAACATGGATGTGCCTGGCGTACGAAGCGCATAG
- a CDS encoding LysR family transcriptional regulator, with amino-acid sequence MELRQLRYFVKIVEHKSLGRAALELEVGVSALSQQIGKLESELQTRLLNRSSVGVTPTNAGIAFLHHAQLTLRQADYAVQAAQRGRMSGYVSVGLAPTTARVLALPLIKAMRERYPDIQLHLVEMLSGHLASQLNARQLDLAILFQVDAGKHWTVTPLVDEKLFVICAPTLPDAPTGDSVRLADLGQLPLVMPSLQHGLRTALMTAFERSGIEPHVVMEVDGLAVLMDTVRAGLAATIQPGAAASHSGECGLSMVQISDPHVGRRNLLTTLSEDELSPAALAARLVIVDVARELVVQRRWPGARLLEEATKAY; translated from the coding sequence TTGGAACTTAGACAACTGCGTTATTTCGTGAAAATCGTCGAGCATAAAAGTCTGGGGCGTGCAGCGTTGGAACTTGAGGTCGGTGTGTCTGCCCTCAGCCAACAGATCGGTAAGCTGGAGAGTGAACTGCAAACCCGCTTGTTGAACCGCAGCAGTGTGGGTGTAACCCCCACCAATGCAGGCATCGCTTTTCTGCACCACGCCCAGTTAACCCTTCGGCAAGCCGATTATGCGGTTCAAGCGGCGCAGCGTGGACGTATGAGTGGTTATGTCAGTGTCGGCCTGGCGCCTACCACTGCAAGAGTGCTGGCGCTACCGTTGATCAAGGCTATGAGAGAACGATATCCGGATATCCAATTGCATCTGGTCGAAATGCTCTCCGGCCATCTGGCGAGCCAATTGAATGCGCGGCAGCTCGACCTGGCTATTCTGTTCCAGGTTGATGCCGGTAAACACTGGACGGTGACGCCACTGGTCGACGAGAAGCTCTTCGTCATCTGCGCTCCAACGCTGCCTGATGCCCCCACAGGTGACAGCGTTCGATTAGCCGATCTAGGGCAACTGCCATTGGTGATGCCTAGCCTTCAACATGGGCTGCGGACAGCGCTGATGACCGCGTTCGAGCGTTCAGGGATAGAACCCCATGTTGTCATGGAAGTTGATGGCTTGGCGGTGCTCATGGACACTGTACGTGCCGGTCTCGCGGCAACCATTCAGCCGGGGGCCGCCGCCTCTCATTCAGGTGAATGTGGGTTGTCAATGGTTCAAATTTCCGATCCGCATGTAGGGCGGCGCAATTTACTGACCACCCTGTCTGAGGACGAGCTTTCACCCGCAGCCCTGGCGGCGCGTTTGGTGATCGTCGATGTAGCTCGCGAACTGGTTGTTCAGCGGCGCTGGCCGGGGGCCAGGCTTTTGGAAGAGGCAACGAAAGCTTACTAA
- the tcuA gene encoding FAD-dependent tricarballylate dehydrogenase TcuA: MIDVLVIGGGNAALCAALMAREAGANVMLLEASPKEWRGGNSQHTRNLRCMHDDPQDVLIESYPEDEYWQDLLKVTGGMTDEKLARITIRASSSCRDWMRKHGVHFQPSLSGALHVARTNAFFMGGGKALVNAYFRSAERLGIQVRYNAEVTDIELDNGRFVAAQVAGPEVEGRPGPVERIEARACVLAAGGFESNREWLREAWGQNENGEWPSDNFLIRGTRFNQGVLLRQMIDKGVDVIGDPTQAHMVAIDARAPLYDGGICTRIDCVSLGVVVNRDGQRFYDEGEDFWPKRYAIWGRLVAQQPGQVGFSIIDQTSIGRFMPPVFPGTKANTLDELAGKLQLPREAFVKTIEDYNRACRVGTFDHTALDDCYTEGVMPIKSHWARPISTPPFHAYPLRPGVTFTYLGLKTDETAAVHFAGKPSPNLFVAGEMMAGNVLGKGYTAGIGMAIGTAFGRIAGVQAAAALGLQHPSASTGNDHGTV; encoded by the coding sequence ATGATCGACGTTTTAGTCATCGGCGGGGGTAATGCTGCGCTATGCGCAGCCCTGATGGCCCGCGAAGCGGGTGCCAACGTTATGTTGTTGGAGGCATCCCCAAAAGAGTGGCGTGGGGGGAACTCGCAGCACACGCGGAACCTGCGCTGTATGCATGACGACCCGCAGGATGTACTCATCGAGTCGTATCCTGAAGACGAATACTGGCAAGATTTGCTCAAGGTTACTGGGGGGATGACCGACGAGAAGCTCGCACGTATCACCATCCGTGCTTCGTCATCCTGCCGTGACTGGATGCGCAAACATGGCGTGCACTTTCAACCGTCGCTTTCAGGTGCTCTGCATGTAGCCCGTACTAATGCGTTCTTTATGGGTGGCGGCAAGGCATTGGTGAATGCCTATTTCCGCAGCGCCGAGCGCCTGGGTATTCAGGTGCGTTACAACGCCGAAGTCACAGACATCGAGCTGGATAATGGACGTTTCGTGGCTGCTCAAGTCGCAGGCCCAGAGGTCGAGGGACGGCCAGGGCCTGTCGAGCGCATTGAAGCACGTGCCTGCGTGCTTGCCGCCGGGGGGTTTGAATCCAACCGTGAATGGTTACGCGAAGCTTGGGGGCAGAACGAGAACGGCGAGTGGCCATCGGACAATTTCCTGATCCGTGGGACGCGGTTTAATCAAGGAGTATTGCTGCGTCAAATGATCGACAAAGGTGTCGATGTAATTGGCGACCCTACTCAGGCCCATATGGTGGCCATCGATGCACGTGCTCCGCTCTACGACGGTGGTATCTGTACACGCATCGATTGCGTTTCACTTGGCGTCGTAGTTAATCGAGACGGCCAGCGCTTCTACGACGAAGGTGAAGATTTCTGGCCCAAACGATATGCCATTTGGGGCCGACTGGTTGCCCAGCAACCTGGCCAAGTTGGGTTCTCGATCATTGATCAGACGTCGATCGGGAGGTTCATGCCGCCGGTATTTCCCGGGACGAAGGCCAACACACTGGACGAGTTGGCGGGCAAGCTCCAGTTGCCGCGCGAGGCGTTTGTAAAAACCATCGAAGATTACAACCGTGCCTGCCGCGTGGGGACGTTCGATCACACCGCGCTAGACGACTGCTACACCGAAGGTGTTATGCCGATAAAAAGCCATTGGGCCCGGCCAATTAGCACCCCGCCTTTTCACGCTTATCCCCTCCGGCCTGGAGTGACATTCACCTATCTGGGTCTCAAGACCGACGAGACTGCCGCCGTCCATTTTGCCGGTAAACCTTCTCCCAACCTTTTTGTTGCGGGAGAAATGATGGCTGGCAATGTTCTGGGTAAAGGCTACACAGCTGGAATAGGTATGGCGATTGGCACTGCTTTTGGCCGCATCGCTGGCGTGCAAGCTGCTGCCGCTCTTGGCTTACAACACCCCTCGGCATCGACAGGAAATGACCATGGAACTGTTTGA
- the tcuB gene encoding tricarballylate utilization 4Fe-4S protein TcuB — protein sequence MELFDPQAQAPGGLIPVLNLNESEVERQMTICNSCRYCEGFCAVFPAMTRRLDFAQADIHYLANLCHNCGACLHSCQYASPHEFAINVPQAMAKVRLETYAEYAWPAAFGKLYQRNGLTLAIASGAGLALFLILTLVVAGNLFTPVTGGNFYAIFSHNTLVWMFGAVFGFAVLALTLGVRRFWREVSPPESPAKLKTAAGLEATKNVLTLKYLDGGHTQGCNNTDDEFTLWRRRFHHLTFYGFLLCLAATSVATLYHYLAGWSAPYPVLSLPVLLGIAGGIGLLIGPAGLFWLNFRRHRDHGDDNQKPMDRGFIALLFLVSLSGLALLAGRETSAMALLLSIHLGLVMAFFLTMPYSKFAHGIFRSAALLKFSIEKRQPGTLKLGDD from the coding sequence ATGGAACTGTTTGACCCACAGGCACAGGCTCCCGGTGGCCTGATTCCGGTACTTAATCTGAACGAAAGCGAAGTCGAGCGGCAGATGACCATCTGTAACTCATGTCGTTACTGCGAAGGCTTCTGTGCTGTATTTCCGGCAATGACGCGTCGCTTGGATTTCGCTCAAGCGGACATTCATTACCTGGCTAATCTTTGCCACAACTGTGGCGCATGTTTGCATTCATGCCAGTACGCCTCGCCCCATGAGTTCGCCATCAACGTGCCTCAGGCCATGGCAAAAGTGCGCCTGGAGACCTACGCCGAATATGCATGGCCAGCGGCCTTTGGCAAACTCTATCAGCGTAACGGCTTGACCCTGGCAATTGCCTCGGGCGCAGGGCTGGCGCTGTTTTTGATCTTGACGCTTGTTGTCGCGGGCAATTTGTTTACGCCTGTCACGGGAGGAAATTTCTACGCGATTTTTTCCCACAACACTCTGGTGTGGATGTTTGGTGCTGTATTCGGGTTTGCTGTACTGGCGCTCACGCTGGGCGTCAGGAGGTTCTGGCGTGAGGTCTCTCCCCCCGAATCGCCCGCCAAGCTGAAAACGGCTGCCGGGCTGGAAGCTACTAAAAACGTTCTAACGCTTAAGTACCTGGACGGTGGTCATACTCAAGGCTGCAATAATACTGACGACGAGTTCACGCTTTGGCGTCGGCGCTTTCACCACCTTACGTTCTATGGGTTCTTGCTGTGCCTTGCCGCAACAAGTGTTGCGACGCTGTATCACTACTTGGCTGGATGGTCGGCACCTTATCCCGTGCTCAGCCTGCCGGTGTTGTTAGGAATAGCGGGTGGTATCGGTTTGCTGATCGGGCCAGCCGGGCTTTTTTGGTTGAATTTCCGCCGGCACCGCGATCATGGTGATGATAACCAAAAGCCAATGGATCGTGGATTCATCGCGCTATTGTTCTTGGTGAGCCTGAGCGGCCTGGCCTTGCTTGCGGGGCGTGAAACCAGTGCGATGGCCCTCTTGTTAAGTATCCATCTTGGACTGGTGATGGCGTTCTTTTTAACGATGCCTTACAGCAAATTTGCCCACGGTATTTTCAGAAGTGCCGCTTTGCTTAAATTTTCCATCGAAAAAAGGCAACCTGGCACGCTGAAGCTAGGTGACGATTAA
- a CDS encoding CitMHS family transporter, with protein sequence MLAFLGLAMVMVFTFLIMTKRLSPIVALTVVPIVFAIIGGFGGTTGVMMLDGLKMVAPSAALLLFAILFFGLMIDSGLFDPLIRKILKRVNGDPMKIAVGTALLSLTVALDGDGTTTYMITCAAMLPLYKRIGMNPMILGIVAMLSLSVMSGMTPWGGPATRAIAALGLDAGEYFIPLLPTMIGGAAWVVFTAFVLGRAERKRIGNVLLHSGGGDCYIKAILSDSPHKRPKLAYVNLMLVSAVMLALVMGLMHSAILFLIGFVLALMINYPQLDIQKERILAHSGNAMTVVLLVFAAGIFAGIFSGTKMVDALAQTLVDWIPPEWGHLFPLVVAITSMPLTFVLSNDAYYFGVVPILANAAAAYGISPLEIARASVMGQPVHLMSPLVASTLLLVGMIDRDIGDFQKGAVKWAVMTSLVVTALALLTGGLTLFV encoded by the coding sequence ATGCTCGCTTTCCTTGGCTTGGCCATGGTCATGGTCTTCACGTTTCTGATAATGACCAAACGTTTGTCGCCAATTGTTGCTCTGACAGTTGTGCCGATCGTTTTCGCCATAATTGGCGGTTTCGGCGGCACTACCGGTGTAATGATGCTCGACGGCCTGAAGATGGTCGCTCCCTCCGCCGCGTTATTGTTGTTCGCGATTTTGTTTTTCGGTCTGATGATCGATTCCGGCTTATTCGATCCGCTGATCCGCAAAATTCTAAAGCGGGTCAACGGCGACCCGATGAAGATTGCTGTTGGCACGGCGCTGCTGTCATTGACCGTTGCTCTGGATGGTGACGGCACTACGACTTACATGATCACCTGCGCGGCGATGTTGCCGCTGTACAAACGTATTGGCATGAACCCGATGATCCTCGGCATTGTGGCGATGCTGTCCTTGAGCGTGATGAGTGGCATGACTCCCTGGGGGGGGCCAGCGACACGGGCCATTGCAGCGCTGGGGCTAGATGCCGGGGAATACTTTATTCCGTTACTGCCCACAATGATCGGGGGGGCGGCCTGGGTGGTATTTACCGCTTTTGTGCTGGGCCGAGCCGAGCGCAAGCGTATTGGTAATGTCCTTCTGCATAGCGGTGGTGGTGATTGCTACATTAAGGCAATCCTAAGCGATTCTCCGCATAAACGGCCGAAGCTTGCATATGTCAATTTGATGCTTGTGAGCGCAGTGATGCTTGCGCTGGTAATGGGCCTGATGCACTCGGCGATTCTGTTTCTGATTGGCTTCGTGCTGGCGCTGATGATTAATTATCCGCAACTTGATATTCAGAAAGAACGGATTCTCGCCCATTCCGGCAACGCCATGACCGTAGTGCTGCTGGTGTTTGCTGCCGGTATTTTTGCCGGAATATTCTCCGGTACCAAGATGGTTGACGCGTTGGCGCAAACGTTAGTGGACTGGATTCCACCCGAGTGGGGACATCTGTTCCCACTGGTCGTGGCCATCACCAGCATGCCGTTGACCTTTGTGTTGTCGAACGATGCCTATTACTTTGGCGTTGTCCCGATACTTGCCAATGCCGCCGCTGCTTACGGTATCAGTCCTCTGGAAATTGCACGGGCTTCGGTTATGGGCCAGCCAGTGCATCTGATGAGTCCTTTAGTAGCGTCTACCCTACTGCTAGTGGGCATGATCGACCGCGACATCGGTGACTTCCAGAAAGGCGCCGTTAAGTGGGCGGTAATGACATCCCTTGTGGTCACGGCCCTGGCCTTGTTGACAGGTGGCTTGACGCTTTTCGTTTAA